A genome region from Thalassococcus arenae includes the following:
- a CDS encoding HAD family hydrolase, producing the protein MSAAVAGVLFDKDGTLFDFAATWEAWAEAFLLRVCTGDRARAQAIGAEIGFDLGARRFHPGSIVIAGTPGEIAAALGPHLPGLSQDGIVALLNEEAARAPQREAVPLAPFLDRLRAAGLRLGVATNDAEAPALAHLDHAGVRDRFDFVAGFDSGHGAKPGPGPLLAFARAVGLAPDRVVMVGDSAHDLVAGRAAGMRTVGVLTGMAGPEVLAPLADAVLPDIGHLPGWLGL; encoded by the coding sequence ATGAGCGCGGCCGTCGCTGGCGTGCTGTTCGACAAGGACGGCACGCTGTTCGATTTCGCCGCCACCTGGGAAGCCTGGGCCGAGGCGTTCCTGCTGCGGGTCTGCACCGGCGACCGGGCGCGGGCGCAGGCGATCGGGGCCGAGATCGGGTTCGACCTGGGCGCGCGGCGCTTCCATCCCGGCAGCATCGTCATCGCCGGCACGCCGGGCGAGATCGCCGCGGCGCTGGGCCCGCATCTGCCGGGGCTGTCGCAGGACGGGATCGTGGCGTTGCTGAACGAGGAAGCCGCCCGCGCGCCGCAGCGCGAGGCGGTGCCGCTGGCGCCGTTCCTGGACCGGCTGCGCGCGGCGGGGTTGCGGCTGGGCGTGGCGACCAACGATGCCGAGGCGCCGGCGCTGGCGCATCTGGACCATGCCGGCGTGCGCGACCGGTTCGATTTCGTCGCGGGGTTCGACAGCGGCCACGGCGCCAAGCCCGGCCCCGGCCCGTTGCTGGCCTTTGCCCGGGCGGTCGGGCTGGCGCCGGACCGGGTGGTGATGGTGGGCGACAGCGCGCATGACCTGGTCGCGGGTCGCGCCGCGGGGATGCGCACGGTGGGCGTGCTGACCGGCATGGCGGGGCCGGAGGTGCTGGCACCGCTGGCCGATGCCGTGTTGCCCGATATCGGCCATCTGCCGGGCTGGCTGGGGTTGTAG
- a CDS encoding DUF3572 domain-containing protein, producing MVMSRESAETVGLQAVAWLASNDDLLPVFSGATGAGEAEFRVNLQDPEFQGAVLDFILMDDAWIAAFCDAQGLGYDAPMQARAALPGGAQVHWT from the coding sequence ATGGTCATGTCGCGGGAATCCGCCGAGACGGTCGGGCTGCAGGCGGTTGCCTGGCTGGCCTCGAACGACGACTTGCTGCCGGTGTTTTCCGGCGCCACCGGTGCCGGCGAGGCCGAGTTCCGGGTCAATCTTCAGGATCCCGAGTTTCAGGGCGCGGTGCTGGATTTCATCCTGATGGACGACGCCTGGATCGCCGCCTTCTGCGATGCGCAGGGGCTGGGCTATGACGCGCCGATGCAGGCGCGCGCGGCGCTGCCCGGCGGGGCACAGGTGCATTGGACATGA
- a CDS encoding hydrogen peroxide-inducible genes activator encodes MKNITLKQLRYFEALARHRHFGHAAAACAISQPALSMQIKELEDTIGATLFDRGARDVRLTGFGQGFATRVRDILARVDDLEDLARAAAERLVGRLRIGVIPTVAPYLLPSIIGALARSHAGLDVHVRETITPRLIDELSDGRLDTAIVALPVSEPGLAEVALFDEAFVLVRARADADKPVPDGEALARMRLLLLEEGHCFRDQALSFCNMPTAVPREGLDGSSLSTLVQMVGAGMGVTLIPEMALGVETRSAPVAVARFREPQPRRTIGMVWRQSSPLAPQLMGVAEVVRDTAGQTPR; translated from the coding sequence ATGAAAAACATCACCCTGAAACAGCTGCGCTATTTCGAGGCGCTGGCCCGCCACCGGCATTTCGGCCATGCGGCGGCGGCCTGCGCGATCTCGCAGCCGGCCTTGTCGATGCAGATCAAGGAGTTGGAAGACACGATCGGCGCGACGCTGTTCGATCGTGGCGCGCGCGACGTGCGGCTGACCGGGTTCGGGCAGGGGTTCGCCACCCGGGTGCGCGATATCCTGGCGCGGGTCGACGACCTGGAAGATCTTGCGCGCGCCGCCGCCGAAAGGCTGGTCGGGCGGCTGCGGATCGGGGTGATTCCCACCGTGGCGCCCTATCTTCTGCCGTCGATCATCGGCGCGCTGGCGCGAAGCCATGCGGGCCTCGACGTGCATGTGCGCGAGACGATCACGCCGCGGCTGATCGACGAATTGTCGGACGGCCGGCTGGACACCGCCATCGTGGCGCTGCCCGTCTCCGAACCGGGCCTGGCCGAGGTGGCACTGTTCGACGAGGCCTTCGTGCTGGTGCGCGCCCGGGCCGATGCGGACAAACCGGTGCCGGATGGCGAGGCGCTGGCGCGGATGCGGCTGCTGCTGCTGGAGGAGGGGCATTGTTTCCGCGACCAGGCGCTGTCGTTCTGCAACATGCCCACCGCCGTCCCGCGCGAGGGGCTGGACGGCTCGTCGCTGTCGACGCTGGTGCAGATGGTGGGGGCGGGGATGGGTGTGACGCTGATCCCCGAAATGGCGCTGGGGGTCGAGACGCGATCCGCCCCGGTGGCGGTCGCACGGTTTCGCGAGCCGCAGCCGCGCCGCACCATCGGCATGGTCTGGCGGCAGAGCAGCCCGCTGGCGCCACAGCTGATGGGGGTGGCCGAGGTGGTGCGGGACACCGCCGGTCAGACGCCCAGGTAG
- a CDS encoding trimethylamine methyltransferase family protein, which produces MADTDAPVKRRRSGGRAGNSARRGDAAIEQAPWCLPVNRDAPTEPMSQEGVARMHDAAMRILEEIGIEFLNDEAVGILRKAGATVDGQNVRMGRDMVMEYVALAPSQFTITPRNPERRIVLGGNHILFGNVSSPPNYWDMEIGRKVTGTREQCRNLLKLTQYFNCIHFAGGYPVEPVDIHPSIRHLDVLHDKLLLSDKVVHAYSLGPERVEDVLEMVRIAGGLSREEFEASPRMYTNINSTSPLKHDWPMMDGWMRCARAGQALVVTPFTLAGAMAPVTMAGAVAQSLAEALIAVVLAQIVKPGAPCVIGTFTSNVDMKSGAPAFGTPEYMRATQMTGQMARFYGLPLRSSGSCAANVPDGQAMWETEHSLWAAIQSGSHMVYHAAGWLEGGLIASPEKFVMDCEVLSQMIRYMDPAIWDTSDEALALDAIAEVGPHGHFFGCQHTQDRYTTAFYQPFLSDWKNFEAWEAGGAVWTPERAHHLYKQILADFEAPPMDEAIRDELAAFVERRKREGGAPTDF; this is translated from the coding sequence ATGGCCGATACCGACGCCCCCGTGAAACGCCGCCGCAGCGGCGGCCGCGCCGGCAACAGCGCGCGGCGCGGCGACGCGGCGATCGAACAGGCGCCCTGGTGCCTGCCGGTCAACCGTGACGCGCCGACCGAGCCGATGTCGCAAGAGGGCGTGGCGCGGATGCATGACGCCGCGATGCGCATCCTCGAGGAGATCGGCATCGAGTTCCTGAACGACGAGGCTGTCGGCATCCTGCGCAAGGCGGGCGCCACGGTGGACGGCCAGAACGTCCGCATGGGCCGCGACATGGTGATGGAGTATGTCGCCCTCGCGCCGTCGCAATTCACCATCACCCCGCGCAACCCCGAGCGCCGGATCGTGCTGGGCGGCAACCACATCCTGTTCGGCAATGTCAGCTCGCCGCCCAATTACTGGGACATGGAGATCGGTCGCAAGGTGACCGGCACGCGCGAGCAGTGCCGCAACCTGCTCAAGCTGACGCAGTATTTCAACTGTATCCATTTCGCCGGCGGCTATCCGGTGGAACCGGTCGACATCCATCCCAGCATCCGGCACCTGGACGTGCTGCACGACAAGCTGCTGCTGTCGGACAAGGTGGTGCATGCCTATTCGCTGGGCCCCGAGCGGGTCGAGGACGTGCTGGAGATGGTGCGCATCGCCGGCGGCCTGAGCCGCGAGGAATTCGAGGCCAGCCCGCGGATGTATACCAACATCAACTCGACCTCGCCGCTGAAGCATGACTGGCCGATGATGGATGGCTGGATGCGCTGCGCGCGCGCCGGCCAGGCGCTGGTGGTGACGCCGTTCACGCTGGCGGGCGCGATGGCGCCGGTGACGATGGCCGGCGCGGTGGCGCAATCGCTGGCCGAGGCGCTGATCGCGGTGGTGCTGGCGCAGATCGTCAAGCCGGGCGCGCCCTGCGTGATCGGCACCTTCACCAGCAATGTCGACATGAAATCGGGCGCACCGGCCTTCGGCACGCCGGAATACATGCGCGCGACCCAGATGACCGGGCAGATGGCGCGGTTCTACGGCCTGCCGCTGCGGTCGTCGGGGTCTTGCGCGGCCAACGTGCCGGACGGCCAGGCAATGTGGGAGACCGAGCACAGCCTGTGGGCGGCGATCCAGTCGGGCAGCCACATGGTTTATCACGCGGCGGGCTGGCTCGAGGGCGGGCTGATCGCCAGCCCGGAAAAGTTCGTGATGGATTGCGAAGTGCTGAGCCAGATGATCCGCTACATGGACCCCGCGATCTGGGATACTTCGGACGAGGCGCTGGCGCTGGACGCCATCGCCGAGGTCGGCCCGCACGGGCATTTCTTCGGCTGTCAGCACACCCAGGATCGCTATACCACCGCCTTCTACCAGCCGTTCCTGTCGGACTGGAAGAATTTCGAGGCGTGGGAGGCGGGCGGCGCGGTCTGGACACCCGAGCGGGCGCACCACCTCTACAAGCAGATCCTGGCGGATTTCGAAGCGCCGCCGATGGACGAGGCGATCCGCGACGAACTGGCCGCCTTCGTCGAGCGGCGCAAGCGCGAGGGCGGGGCGCCCACCGATTTCTGA
- a CDS encoding diguanylate cyclase domain-containing protein has product MTLPMAILNDLCPMHVVIDASGHVRQTGPTLAKLVGDDPLEGTRFLERFEVYRPRSVSGMAELLAAAGRKLHLRLRDARRTAMKGVLVPDGRGGAVVKMSFGMGVVDAVRDFALTSRDFEATDLTVEMLYLVEAKSAAMEASRTLNLRLQGAKIAAEERAYTDTLTGLRNRRAADHVLAQAAASDGAFAVLHVDLDFFKDVNDTLGHAAGDRMLRQAAQVMTDLIRKGDMAARVGGDEFVILLSGLSDRGAVSSIARRLIDGIEKPVPFGGRSCTVSASIGIVVVTDPGREPAGILAEADAALYAAKRAGRGRFCFYEPGMTPLADAS; this is encoded by the coding sequence ATGACGCTGCCGATGGCGATCCTGAACGACCTGTGTCCGATGCATGTGGTCATCGATGCGTCCGGCCATGTCCGCCAGACCGGTCCGACCCTGGCCAAGCTGGTGGGCGACGACCCGCTGGAGGGCACGCGGTTTCTCGAACGTTTCGAGGTCTATCGCCCGCGGTCGGTGTCGGGCATGGCCGAATTGCTGGCGGCGGCGGGGCGCAAGCTGCACCTGCGGCTGCGCGACGCCCGGCGCACCGCGATGAAGGGCGTGCTGGTGCCCGACGGCCGCGGCGGCGCGGTGGTCAAGATGTCCTTCGGCATGGGCGTGGTGGACGCGGTGCGCGACTTTGCGCTGACCAGCCGCGATTTCGAAGCCACCGACCTGACGGTCGAAATGCTGTACCTAGTCGAGGCCAAGTCCGCGGCGATGGAGGCATCGCGCACGCTGAACCTGCGCCTGCAGGGTGCCAAGATCGCCGCCGAGGAACGCGCCTATACCGATACGCTGACCGGATTGCGCAACCGCCGCGCGGCCGATCACGTGCTGGCCCAGGCGGCGGCGTCGGACGGCGCCTTCGCGGTGCTGCATGTCGATCTGGATTTCTTCAAGGACGTCAACGACACGCTGGGCCACGCCGCGGGCGACCGTATGCTGCGCCAGGCCGCGCAGGTGATGACAGACCTGATCCGCAAGGGCGACATGGCGGCGCGCGTCGGCGGCGACGAATTCGTGATCCTGCTGTCCGGGCTGAGCGACCGGGGCGCGGTGTCGTCGATCGCCCGGCGCCTGATCGACGGGATCGAGAAACCCGTTCCGTTCGGCGGCCGGTCCTGCACCGTGTCGGCCAGTATCGGCATCGTCGTCGTCACCGATCCTGGCCGCGAACCGGCCGGTATCCTGGCCGAGGCGGACGCCGCGCTCTATGCCGCCAAACGCGCCGGGCGCGGGCGCTTCTGCTTCTACGAGCCGGGTATGACGCCGCTGGCCGATGCCTCGTGA
- a CDS encoding heme NO-binding domain-containing protein translates to MHGLILRTLQRFLQDTYGREAWMAMAEAAHLEDAGFEAMLSYDPSLLDAVLDAAAVQLSKPREVLLEDAGTYLVSHPGNERLRRLLRFGGIDFIDFLHSLDDLPDRVRLAVPDLHLPEIELRDFTASQFSLHVHESLPGFGHVLVGLLRAMADDYGALVLLDHQGASGGAERVEIQVIETDFASGRDFDLAGPATPRMVS, encoded by the coding sequence ATGCACGGTTTGATCCTCCGCACCCTGCAGCGGTTCCTGCAGGATACCTATGGCCGCGAGGCCTGGATGGCGATGGCCGAGGCCGCGCATCTGGAGGATGCCGGTTTCGAGGCGATGCTCAGCTACGATCCGTCCTTGCTGGATGCGGTGCTGGACGCCGCGGCGGTGCAATTGTCGAAGCCGCGCGAGGTGTTGCTGGAAGATGCCGGCACGTACCTGGTCTCGCATCCCGGAAACGAACGCCTGCGCCGGCTGTTGCGCTTTGGCGGGATCGACTTCATCGATTTCCTGCATTCGCTGGACGATCTGCCGGACCGGGTGCGCCTTGCGGTGCCCGATCTGCACCTGCCCGAGATCGAGTTGCGGGATTTCACCGCGTCGCAATTCAGCCTGCATGTCCACGAAAGCCTGCCGGGCTTTGGCCATGTGCTGGTCGGGTTGTTGCGCGCCATGGCCGACGATTACGGCGCGCTGGTGCTGCTGGACCACCAAGGCGCCTCGGGCGGTGCGGAACGGGTGGAAATCCAGGTGATCGAGACCGATTTCGCCTCGGGGCGCGACTTCGACCTGGCCGGACCGGCGACGCCCAGGATGGTGTCATGA
- a CDS encoding DUF4153 domain-containing protein has product MTRDETRQAGMRLVLVLLGSLAGLAGWAFVDWLPDRIGEPRLLLFASGFATAFFTILLALTGPARVGPAALVSAPVALVLAGLLYGASARHVTVAGFLDQVYPALAFGMALLIATPFLAAWLRDRTGWRDYPSLFALSWRIVVRYAAAVLFTALFWGLLSLSDALLHIVGVPLMAWVTDRPALAAALTGAVFGFALAIAHELRDFVSPRLVLRLLQMLLPPVLAVAAVFLALLPMRGFSGLELAGFSPAATLMGFALAAVVLITVAVNRDRREAVQGRLLVVSAQILALLAPVLAGLALWALWIRVAGYGLSPERLMAGTIGAVLLAYGAAYALAVVLRRGWMARIRAANTWIALVSVAVCLVWLSPLFVPERIAAQDQLARAQRGVPAEILPLRELAWDWGHPGRAALAELEALRPDLAARIALAREADPGRIADAAPDDRAALRDAVPVYPAGAVLPDTAWDGLTPFLAADLRRACANVIPEGPGCAVYVGRFTPGAGADEALLFQRFGPDYVQVQSLSLEDGRLALRGFAGGFGVAVDGGLPDAALAALHRGEARLAPSDAQVLRLGDMAIFPRN; this is encoded by the coding sequence ATGACACGCGACGAGACGCGGCAAGCCGGGATGCGGCTGGTGCTGGTCCTGCTGGGGTCGCTGGCGGGGCTTGCGGGCTGGGCGTTCGTCGACTGGTTGCCCGACCGCATCGGCGAGCCGCGGCTGCTGCTGTTCGCGTCCGGTTTCGCCACGGCCTTCTTCACCATCCTGCTGGCGTTGACCGGCCCGGCGCGGGTGGGACCGGCCGCGCTGGTCTCGGCTCCGGTGGCGCTGGTGCTGGCGGGGCTGCTTTACGGCGCATCGGCGCGCCATGTCACGGTGGCGGGCTTTCTCGACCAGGTCTATCCGGCGTTGGCCTTCGGCATGGCGCTGCTGATCGCCACGCCGTTCCTGGCCGCCTGGCTGCGCGACCGGACGGGGTGGCGGGACTATCCCAGCCTGTTCGCGCTGAGTTGGCGGATCGTGGTGCGCTATGCCGCGGCAGTGCTGTTCACCGCGCTGTTCTGGGGCCTGTTGTCGCTGTCGGACGCGCTGCTGCACATCGTCGGGGTGCCGCTGATGGCCTGGGTCACCGACCGCCCGGCTCTGGCCGCGGCGCTGACCGGCGCGGTGTTCGGGTTCGCGCTGGCCATCGCGCACGAGCTGCGCGATTTCGTGTCGCCGCGGCTGGTGCTGCGGCTGTTGCAGATGCTGCTGCCGCCGGTGCTGGCGGTGGCGGCGGTTTTCCTGGCGCTGCTGCCGATGCGCGGCTTTTCCGGGCTGGAACTGGCCGGGTTCTCGCCGGCCGCGACGCTGATGGGTTTTGCGCTGGCCGCCGTGGTGCTGATCACCGTGGCGGTCAACCGCGACCGGCGCGAGGCGGTGCAGGGCCGGCTGCTTGTGGTTTCGGCCCAGATCCTGGCCCTGCTGGCGCCGGTTCTGGCGGGGCTGGCGCTGTGGGCGTTGTGGATCCGCGTGGCGGGCTATGGCCTGAGCCCCGAACGGTTGATGGCGGGTACGATCGGCGCGGTTCTGCTGGCCTATGGCGCGGCCTATGCGCTGGCGGTCGTGCTGCGGCGCGGCTGGATGGCGCGCATCCGGGCCGCCAATACCTGGATCGCGCTGGTCTCGGTCGCGGTCTGCCTGGTCTGGCTGAGCCCGCTTTTCGTGCCCGAACGCATCGCCGCGCAGGATCAGCTGGCCCGCGCGCAGCGCGGCGTGCCGGCCGAGATCCTGCCGCTGCGCGAACTGGCCTGGGATTGGGGGCATCCCGGCCGGGCGGCGCTGGCCGAGCTCGAGGCGCTGCGCCCCGACCTGGCCGCGCGGATCGCCCTGGCGCGCGAGGCCGATCCCGGCCGGATCGCCGACGCGGCGCCGGATGACCGCGCCGCGCTGCGCGACGCCGTGCCGGTCTATCCCGCGGGTGCCGTCTTGCCGGATACCGCCTGGGACGGACTGACGCCGTTCCTGGCCGCGGACCTGCGCCGCGCCTGCGCCAATGTCATCCCGGAGGGGCCCGGCTGCGCGGTGTATGTCGGTCGCTTCACACCGGGGGCGGGCGCCGACGAAGCGCTGCTGTTCCAGCGCTTTGGCCCCGACTATGTGCAGGTGCAGTCGCTGTCTCTGGAAGACGGGCGCCTGGCGTTGCGGGGCTTTGCCGGCGGCTTCGGCGTGGCGGTCGACGGCGGATTGCCGGATGCGGCGCTGGCAGCCCTGCATCGCGGCGAGGCGCGGCTGGCGCCGAGCGATGCGCAGGTGCTGCGGCTGGGCGACATGGCGATATTTCCGCGCAATTGA
- the katG gene encoding catalase/peroxidase HPI, whose amino-acid sequence MDGNDIPEGKCPVLHGAAKFSTRSNRDWWPNQLNLKILHQNAPQSNPMGADFSYAEAFKKLDLDALKADLRALMTDSQDWWPADYGHYGGLFIRMAWHSAGTYRTADGRGGAGSGQQRFAPLNSWPDNGNLDKARRLLWPIKQKYGNAISWADLMILAGNVAIESMGGPVFGFGGGRADVWEPEEDVYWGAETEWLATSDKENSRYSGERELENPLAAVQMGLIYVNPEGPDGNPDPLASARDIRETFARMAMNDEETVALTAGGHTFGKAHGAGDAALVGVEPEGGPIEAQGFGWLSTHGTGRGADAITSGIEGAWTPNPTAWDNGYFDVLFGYEWELTKSPAGAWQWEPKDLRPEDHAPDPVTGEKTRKIMMTTADMAMRMDPDYAKISKRFHENPAEFADAFARAWFKLCHRDMGPKIRYLGKDVPSEDLIWQDPIPPVDHPLVDAADIAALKAKLLDSGLSVSELVSTAWASAATFRGSDKRGGANGARIRLAPQKDWEVNQPDQLARVLGVLEGIKADFDAQAGGGKKISLADLIVLGGCAAIEKAAKAAGMDVTVPFTPGRTDASAEQTDAESFDVLEPVADGFRNYLKAEFTLSAEELLVDRAQLLTLSAPEMTVLVGGLRVLGANTAQSQNGVFTRRPGQLTNDFFVNLLDMGVEWKPVGPSDQLFEAHDRKTGDVRWTGTRADLVFGSNSQLRALAEVYAQADNGGKFVADFIAAWTKVMELDRFDLHA is encoded by the coding sequence ATGGACGGCAACGACATTCCCGAGGGCAAATGCCCGGTCCTGCACGGTGCGGCCAAGTTTTCCACCCGCTCGAACCGCGACTGGTGGCCGAACCAGCTCAATCTCAAGATCCTGCACCAGAACGCTCCGCAATCGAACCCGATGGGTGCGGATTTCAGCTATGCCGAGGCCTTCAAGAAACTCGATCTCGACGCGCTCAAGGCCGACCTGCGCGCGCTGATGACCGACAGCCAGGATTGGTGGCCCGCCGATTACGGCCATTACGGCGGCCTGTTCATCCGCATGGCCTGGCACAGTGCCGGCACCTACCGCACGGCCGATGGCCGCGGCGGCGCGGGCTCCGGTCAGCAGCGTTTCGCGCCGCTGAATTCCTGGCCCGACAACGGCAATCTCGACAAGGCCCGCCGCCTGCTCTGGCCGATCAAGCAGAAATACGGCAACGCCATTTCCTGGGCCGACCTGATGATCCTTGCCGGTAACGTCGCCATCGAATCGATGGGCGGCCCGGTCTTCGGTTTCGGCGGCGGTCGCGCCGATGTCTGGGAACCCGAGGAAGACGTCTATTGGGGCGCCGAAACCGAATGGCTGGCGACGTCCGACAAGGAAAACAGCCGCTATTCCGGCGAACGCGAGCTGGAAAACCCGCTGGCCGCCGTGCAGATGGGCCTGATCTACGTCAATCCCGAAGGCCCCGACGGCAATCCCGATCCGCTGGCCTCGGCCCGCGACATCCGCGAGACATTCGCGCGCATGGCGATGAACGACGAGGAAACCGTGGCGCTGACCGCGGGCGGCCACACGTTCGGCAAGGCGCATGGCGCCGGGGATGCCGCGCTGGTCGGCGTCGAACCCGAAGGCGGCCCGATCGAGGCACAGGGCTTTGGCTGGCTCAGCACCCACGGCACGGGCCGCGGCGCCGATGCCATCACATCCGGCATCGAAGGCGCCTGGACCCCGAACCCGACCGCCTGGGACAACGGCTATTTCGACGTGCTGTTCGGTTATGAATGGGAGCTGACCAAAAGCCCCGCGGGCGCCTGGCAGTGGGAACCCAAGGACCTGCGCCCCGAGGATCACGCCCCCGACCCGGTCACCGGCGAAAAGACCCGCAAGATCATGATGACCACCGCCGACATGGCGATGCGGATGGACCCGGATTACGCCAAGATTTCCAAGCGCTTCCACGAGAACCCGGCCGAGTTCGCCGATGCCTTCGCCCGCGCCTGGTTCAAGCTGTGCCACCGCGACATGGGCCCCAAGATCCGCTACCTCGGCAAGGATGTCCCGTCCGAAGACCTGATCTGGCAGGACCCGATCCCGCCGGTCGACCATCCGCTGGTGGACGCCGCGGACATCGCGGCGCTCAAGGCCAAGCTGCTGGACAGCGGCCTGTCGGTGTCCGAACTGGTCTCGACCGCCTGGGCCTCGGCCGCGACCTTCCGCGGCTCTGACAAGCGCGGCGGCGCCAATGGCGCGCGTATCCGCCTGGCGCCGCAGAAGGATTGGGAAGTCAACCAGCCCGACCAGCTGGCCCGCGTGCTGGGCGTGCTCGAAGGCATCAAGGCCGATTTCGACGCGCAGGCCGGCGGCGGCAAGAAGATCTCGCTGGCCGACCTGATCGTGCTGGGCGGCTGTGCGGCGATCGAAAAGGCCGCCAAGGCGGCGGGCATGGATGTCACCGTGCCCTTCACCCCGGGCCGCACCGATGCCAGCGCGGAACAGACCGATGCCGAAAGCTTCGACGTGCTGGAACCGGTGGCGGACGGTTTCCGCAACTACCTCAAGGCCGAATTCACGCTGTCGGCCGAGGAATTGCTGGTCGACCGCGCGCAGCTTCTGACGCTGAGCGCGCCCGAGATGACCGTTCTGGTTGGCGGGTTGCGGGTGCTGGGCGCCAACACGGCCCAGTCGCAGAACGGCGTCTTCACCCGGCGTCCGGGCCAGTTGACCAACGATTTCTTCGTCAACCTGCTGGACATGGGCGTCGAGTGGAAGCCGGTCGGCCCGTCCGACCAGCTGTTCGAGGCACATGACCGCAAGACCGGCGACGTGCGCTGGACCGGCACCCGCGCCGACCTGGTCTTCGGCTCGAACTCGCAGTTGCGGGCGCTGGCCGAGGTCTATGCCCAGGCCGACAACGGCGGCAAGTTCGTCGCCGATTTCATCGCCGCCTGGACCAAGGTGATGGAGCTCGACCGCTTCGATCTGCACGCCTGA
- a CDS encoding S1 family peptidase — MRTLLAVLVSLSFALGFPSPVVAQDYASLLRDFRADALTTQDKRFLQAALAFEGHYNGLLDGDWGAMSQRALTAYSRSEFGSAAQDWHMAILAFTLFQRVESDGWQIEYFEPLGMSFLFPTKTAVSDPATEQFVNWRHSGSSLSYSVAVADVARTNRFHDYTLSKHDRTAAPYTVRKPGFAVTSAQGRDGTILYTRSNFVNGSWSTVMISAKSWDKATLNAVAASISVGMGAPIHFTESGRLWDAVVNVLAVIEKQDGPNDPERTSAVAPGNTRSPSTGSGFFVSNDGHVLTNAHVVWGCEQVSVNGNPATILGISQDFDLAVLKTARDAEKAVAAFSPAPARLNADVTVAGYPYAGLLGGLNITRGAISSVTGLQGEGTTMQITAPVQSGNSGGPVIAGNGAVIGVVVSKLDAIEIAEIVGDVPQNVNFSVRGEIAKLFLFQNGVEPLLSSSDDVLTPEDLAEKADEFTVFIECR; from the coding sequence ATGCGAACACTGCTGGCTGTTCTGGTGTCCCTATCATTTGCCCTGGGCTTTCCAAGCCCAGTGGTCGCTCAGGACTATGCGTCCCTGTTGCGGGATTTTCGCGCCGATGCACTCACGACACAGGACAAACGCTTCCTTCAAGCCGCGCTCGCCTTCGAAGGGCATTACAACGGCCTGCTGGATGGGGATTGGGGGGCCATGAGCCAGCGGGCTCTCACCGCCTATTCCCGAAGCGAATTCGGCAGCGCGGCGCAGGACTGGCACATGGCGATACTGGCCTTCACCCTCTTTCAACGGGTCGAGTCCGATGGTTGGCAGATCGAGTATTTCGAACCGCTCGGCATGTCCTTCTTGTTCCCGACCAAGACCGCTGTTTCCGACCCCGCTACGGAGCAGTTCGTGAACTGGCGGCACAGCGGCAGTTCGCTGTCCTACTCCGTTGCTGTCGCAGACGTGGCGCGAACGAACAGGTTTCACGACTACACGCTTTCCAAACACGACCGTACCGCCGCCCCGTATACGGTCAGGAAGCCCGGTTTCGCGGTTACGAGCGCGCAAGGACGCGATGGAACCATCCTTTATACAAGGTCGAACTTCGTGAACGGCAGTTGGTCGACTGTCATGATCTCGGCGAAATCCTGGGACAAAGCGACGTTGAACGCCGTGGCGGCAAGCATATCCGTCGGGATGGGCGCGCCGATCCACTTCACGGAAAGCGGCCGCCTTTGGGATGCCGTCGTGAATGTTCTTGCGGTAATCGAAAAGCAAGACGGCCCGAACGACCCAGAACGAACCTCCGCCGTTGCGCCCGGAAACACGCGTTCGCCGAGCACGGGTTCCGGTTTCTTCGTTTCAAACGATGGACATGTGCTTACGAATGCGCATGTCGTTTGGGGTTGCGAGCAGGTCTCCGTAAACGGAAACCCGGCAACCATTCTCGGGATATCACAAGACTTCGATCTGGCGGTTCTCAAGACGGCCCGCGATGCCGAAAAGGCGGTCGCCGCTTTCTCGCCGGCTCCCGCACGGCTCAACGCCGATGTCACGGTTGCCGGTTATCCGTATGCCGGTCTGCTTGGCGGGCTGAACATCACACGAGGGGCGATATCCTCGGTCACCGGACTGCAGGGCGAAGGAACGACCATGCAGATCACGGCCCCGGTTCAGTCAGGAAATTCCGGTGGGCCTGTTATTGCCGGTAATGGCGCGGTCATTGGCGTCGTCGTGTCAAAGCTCGATGCAATCGAGATCGCCGAGATTGTTGGCGACGTGCCGCAAAACGTGAACTTTTCGGTTCGCGGAGAAATCGCAAAGCTTTTCCTCTTCCAGAACGGGGTCGAGCCTTTGTTGAGCAGCAGCGATGATGTCCTGACGCCCGAGGATCTGGCCGAAAAAGCCGATGAATTCACCGTGTTCATAGAGTGCCGGTGA